The segment AAAAAATTGCTGTCTGAGTTCGGCAAAGAATTCATTGTAACCAACTTGAGTTTCTTTTAAAATCTCAATAGTTACATTCAACAAATCATCTGCTTCGGGAATTTCCAACCCATCAAATCCTAACCGCTTCAGCATTAAATCTCGATAACTCAAATAATAGTAATCGAAAAATTGAGCCAAACCAGCCTCCATATCAGCCATCGGAATAACTGACGCCAAAGGTTGCTGAAGCATTTCCAAATTCAAACGACAAATCATCGCTTGATTGCCATAACTATAGCGACCGTAATAATCAAAATAGGCCGCCGTAAAATCTGGTTTATAAGTGGGAATAAAAGCATAAGGGCCATAATCAAAGCTTTCTCCCGTAATCGACATATTATCGGTGTTTAGCACGGCATGACAAAATCCTGCCGCCATCCATTGCGCTACCAATTCTGCCACCCTTTTCACTAATTCTGCATAGAATTCTCCATAAAGATTTTCTGTTCCTTGCAAATGCGGATAATAATATTCAATTACATAATCCAAAAGCTTTTTAGTTAAATCTTTGCGTCCCAAATAATGCAGCCTTTCAAAAGTACCGAAACGAATGTGAGAACGGCTAAAACGCACCATTACCGATGACCGAGTTGGAGAAGGTTCATCTCCCCGCCACAGAGAATCACCAGTTTCAATCATGCTTAAACAGCGAGAAGTTCTCACACCCATTTGATATAAAGCTTCTCCCGCCAACACTTCTCTTACTCCGCCTTTCAGCGTTAACCTACCATCACCGCCACGAGAGTAAGGAGTTGTACCGGAACCTTTAGTACCGAAATCGTATAATTCTCCATCCGTCCCGCGAATTTGACCGTAAAGAAAGCCTCTTCCATCTCCTAAAAAAGGATTGTATTCGCCAAATTGATAACCGTGATAACGCAAAGCCAACAAAGGTTCGCGGCCCTCAAATTTGCCAAAAGCTTCTATGAAATGGGTATCTGTAACTGTTTGGGAATCTAATCCCATCAAAGGTAACAATTGGTCATTCCGAAAGCGTAAAATATGCTTGGGAAACTTCGCTGCTGCAACTACATCGTAATAATCATCTCCCAATGATTCCATAGCTGGTTCGTAGCTGAGAGTTAAGAGAGGATTGGAAGACTCTGTATTTTGGAGACTGCTGGTTTGAGACATCGGTACAAAGAAGCATTTTTTTAGGAGTCAGAATTTTCCTGCTTGGGATAATTCTGACTCCTGAATTCTACCTTAACCCAACTGTCTCCACCCAGGAACGAT is part of the Leptolyngbyaceae cyanobacterium genome and harbors:
- a CDS encoding YdiU family protein — translated: MSQTSSLQNTESSNPLLTLSYEPAMESLGDDYYDVVAAAKFPKHILRFRNDQLLPLMGLDSQTVTDTHFIEAFGKFEGREPLLALRYHGYQFGEYNPFLGDGRGFLYGQIRGTDGELYDFGTKGSGTTPYSRGGDGRLTLKGGVREVLAGEALYQMGVRTSRCLSMIETGDSLWRGDEPSPTRSSVMVRFSRSHIRFGTFERLHYLGRKDLTKKLLDYVIEYYYPHLQGTENLYGEFYAELVKRVAELVAQWMAAGFCHAVLNTDNMSITGESFDYGPYAFIPTYKPDFTAAYFDYYGRYSYGNQAMICRLNLEMLQQPLASVIPMADMEAGLAQFFDYYYLSYRDLMLKRLGFDGLEIPEADDLLNVTIEILKETQVGYNEFFAELRQQFFANWREDASQIFNNGLITPSSEQISLLDKWRNLYHCALNSLHPDEMGKVAQMLRDRNPITVIVRPVIESIWEPITKEDNWEPFYDLLNKIRSKN